AATATTCCTGTTCTGATACTTACCGGTAAAATCGGGACGGAAGAAGTTGAGAAAAGTTTTGAACTTGGCGCGATAGATTGTATTATTAAACCTCCGAACTGGGATGTATTGTTAAAAAAAATTGCACATATCATGAAAAAATAACTGAGGGGTTGTATGTTTAAGTTAATTGATGTGAAATCAGGAGTTGTGTATACCAGTGATTCAAAAACAGTTATTATTGGGCGCGGGGAAGGTGTTGATATAAGCCTTGATTATCCAACGGTATCAATGCAGCATGCTGAAGTTGTGGTTACTGGTGATGGTAAAGCTGTAATTAAAGATTTGAATAGTACAAACGGTATACGTGTAAACAGTGTGTTTGTCCGGGATAGTAATCTCCGTGATGGCGTGGTTTTGCATATCGGCGATGCTGAATTTGTTGTTGAGATGCCAAATGAACAAACACGGGGGTTGATAGGCGGTGATACAGAGCTTAAAACCGGTAACGGTAAGTTGAATAATTCG
The sequence above is a segment of the Elusimicrobiota bacterium genome. Coding sequences within it:
- a CDS encoding FHA domain-containing protein; this encodes MFKLIDVKSGVVYTSDSKTVIIGRGEGVDISLDYPTVSMQHAEVVVTGDGKAVIKDLNSTNGIRVNSVFVRDSNLRDGVVLHIGDAEFVVEMPNEQTRGLIGGDTELKTGNGKLNNSVIAGIAAGLLVVVTVAVLIFIKFFSVR